In one Diabrotica virgifera virgifera chromosome 7, PGI_DIABVI_V3a genomic region, the following are encoded:
- the LOC126888507 gene encoding uncharacterized protein LOC126888507: MEDLKKKRTPLKAKITRIENWLSQKASTEKDALQFQFRQTELKTCFLKYEEIMDQIDEIDEAGTEAEDRVTTEQKYFSILAGLQRKMDELLLGPPPLRSNSTQSTVATAKVRLPEITMQTFCGSFSEFNSFYQLFETLIVNNEELNNVQRFIYLKSFLRNEPLQLIDNIEVIDENFDIAVKTLKDRYENKSRVISLHIQKLLKAPSLVKSNSKALREFLTLAQQTLLALKNMSVPIEHWDLLLIEIFLQKLDFATHRAFEYDIGTKTLPTLSQFFKFLEKKCDIQEKLNVSDHDKKVNNRSQSKTSFFSSVDQPSHSFSDNNCTFCRSNAHKVYQCNDFKCLSLQKKFNFVKGKKLCFNCLGSKHFSQDCGSTRSCTLCGGHHHSSLHGTSENVSSSRNINRQALSRERNAQTPQNSQGASRVVAPISTQHSFNNRSQNEASTSSSRPPVDMQNFPDSQAATSLSALSVKTDVLLATALISTISENTSLSNEMLNLEFFPYNVKDRSFKTSFAVLDSITCRLPRATIDRSKIKVPQDLTLADPSYSVPGKIDLLLAGDIYSELLTDGFIRLGKNLPILQNTHLGYVIFGTINPQVFHRNSHLAISQSNVSLFVQSEPEEHKLDKLLQQFFEIEEVPLVSKLTPDEELAEQIFSKTTLVLPSGRFQMRFLQLYLMGKIKLKFNATLTQAGEACAVLNDNCSDMEDNGDPDYEGMIYQHQMRMT; the protein is encoded by the exons ATGGAAGACCTCAAGAAAAAAAGGACGCCTTTGAAGGCTAAAATTACAAGAATCGAAAACTGGCTCTCACAAAAGGCTAGTACGGAAAAGGATGCGCTACAATTTCAATTTCGGCAAACAgaattaaaaacctgttttttaaaatatgaagaaataatGGATCAGATAGACGAGATTGATGAAGCCGGTACTGAAGCAGAAGACAGGGTAAcaactgagcaaaaatatttctcTATTCTCGCGGGCCTACAGCGTAAGATGGACGAGTTATTGTTGGGCCCCCCTCCTCTCAGATCAAATAGCACTCAGTCAACTGTGGCCACTGCTAAGGTTAGGCTTCCGGAGATCACCATGCAAACGTTCTGCGGGTCATTCTCTGAGTTCAACTCGTTCTACCAGCTCTTCGAGACGCTAATAGTGAACAATGAAGAACTCAATAATGTGCAACGATTTATTTACCTTAAATCGTTCCTGCGAAATGAACCCCTCCAGTTGATCGACAACATCGAAGTTATCGACGAAAATTTCGATATAGCTGTAAAAACTCTCAAAGATCGTTACGAAAACAAATCGCGAGTGATTAGCTTACACATTCAAAAATTGTTAAAGGCTCCATCTCTAGTTAAAAGTAATTCAAAGGCATTACGCGAATTTTTAACTCTAGCTCAGCAGACGCTGCTCGCTTTGAAAAATATGTCCGTACCAATTGAGCATTGGGATTTActattaattgaaatatttttacaaaaattagatTTTGCTACACATAGGGCCTTTGAATATGATATTGGGACAAAGACCTTACCTACCCTTTCacagttttttaaatttctcgAGAAAAAGTGTGATATTCAGGAAAAATTGAATGTTTCAGATCATGATAAAAAGGTTAATAACAGGTCTCAATCAAAAACATCTTTCTTCTCATCAGTTGACCAACCATCACACTCTTTCTCTGATAATAATTGTACTTTTTGTAGAAGTAATGCTCATAAGGTTTATCAGTGTAATGATTTTAAATGCCTCTCTTTacagaaaaaatttaattttgtaaaaggtaagaaACTGTGTTTTAATTGTTTGGGTAGTAAACATTTCTCTCAAGATTGCGGCTCTACTCGATCATGTACTTTGTGTGGGGGTCATCATCACTCATCCCTCCATGGAACCTCTGAAAATGTCTCTTCCTCTAGGAACATCAATAGGCAAGCTCTCTCTCGTGAGCGCAATGCTCAAACTCCTCAAAATTCTCAAGGTGCCTCTCGTGTTGTCGCTCCCATATCTACTCAGCATTCTTTTAATAATCGCAGCCAAAATGAAGCTTCTACTAGCTCATCCAGACCTCCTGTAGATATGCAAAATTTTCCAGATTCTCAGGCAGCCACATCTCTCTCCGCTTTATCAGTTAAAACTGACGTATTGTTGGCTACCGCTTTA ATATCAACCATATCCGAAAACACCTCACTCTCAAACGAAATGTTAAACTTAGAATTTTTCCCCTATAATGTAAAGGACAGAAGTTTTAAAACTTCTTTCGCTGTACTCGATAGTATAACTTGTAGGCTTCCTAGAGCTACTATAGATAGAAGTAAAATAAAAGTCCCACAGGATCTCACTCTCGCAGATCCCTCGTATTCTGTTCCGGGTAAAATTGATTTGCTTCTAGCTGGTGATATCTATAGTGAATTATTGACGGATGGATTTATACGGTTAGGAAAAAATCTTCCCATTCTTCAGAATACTCACTTAGGCTATGTTATTTTTGGTACAATTAATCCTCAGGTTTTTCACCGTAATTCACATTTGGCTATCTCTCAGTCAAATGTTTCTCTCTTTGTTCAATCCGAACCCGAAGAACATAAGTTGGATAAGTTGCTTCAACAATTTTTCGAAATTGAAGAAGTTCCCCTCGTTAGTAAATTAACTCCCGATGAAGAATTAGCGGAACAAATATTTAGCAAAACTACTCTTGTGTTACCTTCAGGTCGCTTTCAA